The following proteins come from a genomic window of Corallococcus sp. NCRR:
- a CDS encoding LysR family transcriptional regulator: protein MDLSGINLNLMVALDALLHEVHVTRAAARVGLTQSAMSHALAQLRELLGDALLIRGRGGMVLTPRAQALAAPLKRGLAELRRALRDEPAFAPATAKRRFTLATRDFFGSVLLPGALELLGREAPGVDLTVLHVDSNTFASHLETGEVDLAIIVAPVPSAPGLRQQKLLTEDFVCVVRKDHPTVRRTLDVDTYLKLSHILISPKGDGVGAVDLALAQRGLPPRRIAVRVPYFLIAPLAVSRSDHVLTAPRRLIAAFKDAYELQVFPPPLPLRAFDILQVWHERFDGDPAHQWLRGLVARSVNTGSENTRSSRRVRRAPAS from the coding sequence GTGGACCTCTCCGGCATCAACCTCAACCTGATGGTGGCGCTGGACGCGCTGCTGCACGAGGTGCACGTCACCCGCGCCGCCGCGCGCGTGGGCCTCACCCAGTCCGCGATGAGCCACGCGCTCGCGCAGCTGCGGGAGCTGCTGGGCGACGCGCTCCTCATCCGCGGCCGGGGCGGCATGGTGCTGACGCCGCGCGCGCAAGCACTCGCCGCGCCGCTCAAGCGGGGACTGGCGGAGCTGCGGCGGGCCCTGCGCGACGAGCCCGCGTTCGCGCCCGCCACCGCGAAGCGCCGCTTCACCCTGGCCACGCGCGACTTCTTCGGGTCGGTGCTGCTGCCGGGCGCGCTGGAGCTGTTGGGCCGCGAGGCCCCCGGCGTGGACCTGACCGTGCTGCACGTGGACAGCAACACCTTCGCCAGCCACCTGGAGACGGGCGAGGTGGACCTGGCCATCATCGTCGCGCCCGTGCCGTCCGCGCCGGGCCTGCGCCAGCAGAAGCTGCTCACCGAGGACTTCGTCTGCGTGGTGCGCAAGGACCACCCCACCGTGCGCCGCACGCTGGACGTGGACACCTACCTGAAGCTGTCCCACATCCTCATCAGCCCCAAGGGCGACGGCGTGGGCGCGGTGGACCTGGCCCTGGCCCAGCGCGGCCTGCCCCCGCGCCGCATCGCCGTGCGCGTGCCCTACTTCCTCATCGCGCCGCTCGCGGTGTCGCGCTCGGACCACGTCCTCACCGCGCCCCGCCGCCTCATCGCCGCGTTCAAGGACGCGTATGAGCTCCAGGTGTTCCCCCCGCCCCTCCCCCTGCGCGCCTTCGACATCCTGCAGGTCTGGCACGAGCGCTTCGACGGAGACCCCGCGCACCAGTGGCTGCGCGGACTGGTGGCGCGGTCCGTCAACACAGGGTCTGAAAACACCCGGAGTTCACGAAGGGTGCGGCGCGCGCCAGCTTCCTGA
- a CDS encoding kelch repeat-containing protein, whose amino-acid sequence MFAASLGLLSCGGNERPAAPGGIRATQARLATAPAWYATPSMATPRGQHAAVLLPTGKLLVVNGVNRDGFVGTADLYDPDTNTWSSAGPSSLTGNITLAVLLPTGRVLVLTDGSQGGRLYDPITNTWSATGNMASTRSLTTATLLATGQVLIAGGTGGGGVRLTTAELYDPATNTFTATGSMSAGRNAHTATRLRDGRVLAVSGFSGSGEVPGADLYNPATGTWSAAAPPLVARHYATSTLLPDGRVLVAGGFAAGGVTAQSELYDPAANTWTATGSLAFPRAGHQATLLADGRVLVSGGAVSGAPAQAESEIYDPATGTWSPGGTMNIARENHTATLLPGGKVFVTGGFTSAPSLTFYADTELYDPARSQWSPAGAMGTPRTDPVVALLPGGQVLVAGGRGVSSSAAAEVYDRASNNWSAAPALAVPRERATATVLRSGQVLVAGGRNGGISTASAERFDSTTGTWLPTADLLGTRHLHSATLLPDGRVLVSGGQRNAAVLASAELYSPDANTWSAAASPSIARASHGAVLLHDGRVLVAGGHDNTGAETASAELYNPATNTWAPAANLGAARDELTLTLLPSGQVLAVGGIASLNYLTSAELYDPATNTWTPVGPLAQSRMHHTATLLPSGKVLIAGGLTDLGAYVDTAELFDPQLRIFTTVADPTTRGGLISTALPSGEVLLVGGVGPPDAELFNENGAQPAWRPTVTNPVTLVAACPTVLEGLLFRGISGGGSGTYSDSSTDFPLVRFRAAEGGRLWTLPSSNTSATRATVTVPADVPVGPYGLTVFSNAISGGRMVNVVANRPPTAADQTVTVPKDTVTAIALNGTDPDPGQVLSWTTVTQPQHGTLGTSAQGTLEYTPNPGFVGTDSFTYRVRDCADDSNIATVTLNVTEDTVPPTLTCPADVTVEATDPDGAIVTYDPAVLEPAGGLPVSYSQPSGALFPIGTTPVTATSTGLTCTFQVTVQDTTAPTLTCPADITVAPGTTVTFEPTATDAVTANPVVTSSPPSGSDFPAGATQVTVTATDDAGNTAQCTFQVRVQAQVVEIAGGGCNSTGAGSSALALLAALAAWGTSRRRQNPARGN is encoded by the coding sequence TTGTTCGCCGCGAGCCTGGGCCTTCTGTCCTGCGGCGGGAACGAGCGCCCGGCGGCACCCGGGGGCATCCGCGCCACGCAGGCCCGTCTCGCGACGGCCCCTGCCTGGTACGCCACCCCGTCCATGGCGACGCCGCGCGGGCAACACGCGGCCGTCCTGCTCCCCACCGGGAAGCTGCTCGTCGTCAACGGCGTCAACAGGGACGGCTTCGTGGGCACGGCGGATCTCTACGATCCCGACACCAACACCTGGAGCTCCGCGGGCCCCTCCAGCCTCACGGGCAACATCACCCTGGCCGTGCTCCTGCCCACCGGCAGGGTGCTGGTGCTGACCGACGGCTCGCAGGGGGGACGCCTCTATGATCCCATCACCAATACCTGGTCCGCCACGGGCAACATGGCCTCGACCCGCAGCCTCACCACGGCCACGCTGCTGGCCACGGGACAGGTCCTGATCGCGGGCGGCACCGGCGGTGGCGGCGTCCGGCTCACCACCGCGGAGCTCTACGACCCCGCGACCAACACCTTCACCGCCACGGGCTCCATGTCCGCGGGCCGGAACGCGCACACCGCCACGCGGCTGCGCGATGGCCGCGTGCTCGCGGTGAGCGGCTTCAGCGGCAGCGGTGAGGTGCCCGGCGCCGACCTCTACAACCCGGCCACCGGCACCTGGTCCGCCGCCGCGCCCCCGCTGGTGGCCCGGCACTACGCCACCAGCACCCTGCTCCCCGACGGCCGCGTGCTCGTCGCGGGTGGCTTCGCCGCGGGCGGCGTGACGGCCCAGTCGGAGCTCTATGACCCGGCGGCCAACACCTGGACCGCGACCGGCAGCCTCGCGTTCCCGCGCGCCGGCCACCAGGCCACGCTGCTGGCCGACGGGCGCGTCCTCGTCAGCGGCGGCGCCGTCAGCGGAGCACCCGCGCAGGCCGAGTCCGAGATCTACGATCCCGCCACCGGCACCTGGTCTCCCGGCGGCACGATGAACATCGCCCGCGAGAACCACACCGCGACGCTGCTGCCCGGCGGCAAGGTGTTCGTCACGGGCGGCTTCACCAGCGCCCCCAGCCTGACCTTCTACGCGGACACGGAGCTCTACGACCCCGCCCGCAGCCAGTGGTCCCCGGCCGGCGCCATGGGGACGCCCCGGACGGATCCCGTGGTGGCGCTGCTGCCTGGCGGCCAGGTGCTCGTCGCGGGAGGCCGGGGTGTCAGTTCCTCCGCGGCGGCGGAGGTGTATGACCGCGCGAGCAACAACTGGAGCGCCGCGCCCGCGCTCGCCGTGCCCCGCGAGCGCGCGACCGCGACCGTCCTGCGCTCCGGCCAGGTGCTGGTCGCGGGTGGACGCAACGGGGGCATCTCGACGGCATCCGCCGAACGCTTCGACTCCACCACCGGGACCTGGCTGCCCACCGCCGACCTGCTCGGCACGAGGCACCTCCACTCCGCCACGCTCCTGCCGGATGGCCGGGTGCTCGTGTCCGGCGGCCAGCGCAACGCCGCGGTGCTTGCCTCCGCGGAGCTCTACTCGCCCGACGCCAACACCTGGAGCGCGGCGGCGTCCCCCAGCATCGCGCGCGCCAGCCACGGCGCGGTGCTGCTCCATGACGGCAGGGTGCTCGTCGCTGGCGGTCATGACAACACCGGCGCGGAGACGGCCTCGGCGGAGCTGTACAACCCCGCCACGAACACCTGGGCCCCCGCGGCGAACCTCGGCGCGGCCCGGGACGAGCTGACGCTGACGCTGCTGCCCTCGGGCCAGGTGCTGGCGGTGGGCGGGATCGCGAGCCTCAACTACCTCACGTCCGCGGAGCTGTACGACCCCGCCACGAACACCTGGACGCCGGTGGGCCCGCTCGCGCAGTCGCGCATGCACCACACCGCCACGTTGCTGCCCTCCGGCAAGGTCCTGATCGCGGGCGGCCTGACCGACTTGGGCGCGTACGTCGACACCGCGGAGCTCTTCGACCCCCAGCTGCGCATCTTCACCACCGTCGCGGACCCCACCACGCGCGGAGGGCTGATCTCCACCGCCCTGCCTTCAGGCGAGGTCCTCCTCGTGGGAGGCGTGGGCCCGCCCGACGCGGAGCTGTTCAACGAGAACGGCGCCCAGCCCGCGTGGCGGCCCACCGTGACGAACCCGGTGACGCTCGTCGCCGCTTGCCCCACCGTCCTGGAGGGCCTGCTGTTCCGGGGCATCTCCGGCGGCGGCAGCGGCACCTACTCGGACTCCTCCACCGACTTCCCCCTGGTGCGCTTCCGCGCCGCGGAGGGCGGGCGGCTCTGGACGCTCCCCTCCAGCAACACCTCCGCCACGCGCGCGACGGTGACCGTCCCCGCGGACGTGCCGGTGGGCCCCTACGGGCTGACCGTCTTCTCCAACGCCATCTCCGGCGGGCGGATGGTGAACGTCGTCGCCAACCGTCCTCCGACGGCGGCGGACCAGACGGTCACCGTTCCGAAGGACACGGTCACCGCCATCGCCCTGAACGGCACGGATCCGGACCCCGGCCAGGTGTTGAGCTGGACCACGGTCACCCAGCCGCAGCACGGCACGCTCGGCACCAGCGCGCAGGGGACGCTCGAGTACACCCCCAACCCCGGCTTCGTGGGCACGGACAGCTTCACCTACCGCGTCCGTGACTGCGCCGACGACAGCAACATCGCGACCGTGACCCTCAACGTGACGGAGGACACGGTCCCCCCCACCCTCACCTGCCCCGCGGACGTCACCGTGGAGGCGACGGATCCGGACGGCGCGATCGTGACCTACGACCCCGCGGTGCTGGAGCCGGCGGGAGGGCTCCCCGTGAGCTACTCGCAGCCGTCGGGCGCGCTGTTCCCGATTGGCACCACCCCGGTCACCGCGACCTCCACCGGCCTCACCTGCACGTTCCAGGTGACGGTGCAGGACACCACCGCGCCCACCCTCACCTGCCCCGCGGACATCACGGTGGCGCCAGGCACGACGGTGACGTTCGAGCCCACGGCCACGGACGCGGTGACGGCCAATCCGGTCGTGACGTCCTCGCCCCCGTCGGGCAGCGACTTCCCCGCCGGGGCCACGCAGGTGACGGTCACCGCCACGGATGATGCGGGCAACACCGCGCAGTGCACGTTCCAGGTCCGGGTCCAGGCGCAGGTCGTGGAGATCGCTGGCGGTGGCTGCAACAGCACCGGCGCCGGCTCTTCCGCGCTGGCGCTCCTCGCCGCGCTGGCGGCCTGGGGCACGTCGCGTCGCCGTCAGAACCCGGCCCGGGGGAACTGA
- a CDS encoding type VI immunity family protein, with protein sequence MEQDSIWFRTLTKRGFDTWIHLIGGESDPSGYEFSFRSRLPWRKPSSEYSVLSVKVPMQYLEEQGPEKARELALSLARLLPFSTGHAGLSLSFTRGRSKLLPLLKEQLVQHPGWDVPRESTWGMGEGVDGIHWLNFLGPPLLETVGGIQALRSHLSHPETSVQELTGGRAVIGLGPAPLAGNTKWGETLPAYRELARFLEPWLLPSTPFNNFEGYTQEEARLWWRRFLEAPPEKRYDPRDG encoded by the coding sequence ATGGAGCAAGACTCCATCTGGTTCCGCACGCTGACCAAGCGGGGCTTCGACACGTGGATCCATCTCATCGGTGGAGAGTCGGACCCCAGTGGTTATGAATTCAGCTTCCGCTCCCGGCTTCCCTGGCGAAAACCTTCGTCCGAATACAGCGTTCTGAGCGTGAAGGTCCCCATGCAGTATCTGGAGGAGCAAGGGCCGGAGAAGGCACGTGAGCTGGCGCTGTCGCTGGCGAGGCTTCTTCCCTTCAGCACGGGCCATGCGGGACTGTCGCTCTCGTTCACCCGTGGCAGGTCGAAACTCCTTCCCCTCCTGAAGGAGCAACTGGTCCAGCATCCCGGCTGGGATGTCCCACGGGAGAGCACGTGGGGCATGGGAGAAGGAGTGGACGGCATCCACTGGCTGAACTTCCTGGGCCCGCCCCTCCTCGAAACCGTCGGCGGCATCCAGGCGCTCCGCTCGCACCTGAGCCACCCGGAGACTTCCGTCCAGGAGCTCACCGGAGGCCGTGCCGTGATTGGCCTGGGCCCCGCGCCGCTCGCGGGGAACACGAAGTGGGGTGAGACGCTGCCGGCGTATCGGGAGCTGGCCCGGTTCCTGGAGCCGTGGCTCCTGCCCTCCACTCCCTTCAACAATTTCGAGGGCTACACCCAGGAGGAGGCCCGTCTGTGGTGGCGCCGCTTCCTGGAGGCCCCTCCCGAGAAGCGCTACGACCCACGGGACGGGTAA
- a CDS encoding OmpA family protein — MRTKAQSWALAALLATAVTPAAFGQTTTSPLRPLDLERLRFTPAATDSMLVDTGRVLPEGGYRLLLMVNYERGILLLQGSDGLERSILHYRTAGWLAGAWSPVDRLEFSAKLPVIIAQGGHGAEQLVGVSEPDSFGLGTPELGVRYELLRREEGAPVFLGLGLDIGIPGGTADAFGRQAGWAGFQFAPRVSVSRELGPVVLGANAGIRIRSKEVEPGRDVGTELEQGVVVATRGKGLRAEIALQAAESLVESDLALELLGGVRLPVGAGFEAFAIGGHGFTDIPGTPSFRLGAGIAYANEPEPVDHCRTGRSHTPEQCPNEDDDGDGVANKDDRCPLEAGSVENNGCPDKDSDGDGVVDREDQCPNEAGPSSERGCPVKDTDGDGVPDKDDACPNEAGPASERGCPAKEQPKPEEPKPQPEEKPAETTSPLEHIVQFPVNQSEFQENEQQQLDAIAAYLKANPKLNIRIEGHTDNSGPEEANRTLSQQRANRVRAYLIQKGIAGSRLEAKGFGPDRPRVSNETPEGRSENRRVEFVPVTGS; from the coding sequence TTGCGTACGAAGGCTCAGAGCTGGGCGCTGGCCGCGCTGCTGGCCACCGCCGTCACCCCCGCCGCGTTCGGGCAGACCACCACGAGCCCGCTGAGGCCGCTGGACCTGGAGCGCCTGCGCTTCACGCCAGCGGCGACGGACTCGATGCTGGTGGACACCGGCCGCGTGCTCCCCGAGGGCGGCTACCGCCTGCTCCTCATGGTCAACTACGAGCGCGGCATCCTCCTGCTCCAGGGCAGTGATGGGCTGGAGCGCTCCATCCTCCACTACCGCACCGCGGGCTGGCTGGCCGGCGCGTGGTCGCCGGTGGACCGGTTGGAGTTCTCCGCGAAGCTGCCCGTCATCATCGCGCAGGGCGGCCACGGCGCGGAGCAGTTGGTGGGCGTGAGCGAGCCGGACTCGTTCGGCCTGGGCACGCCGGAGCTGGGCGTGCGCTACGAGCTCTTGCGGCGCGAGGAAGGCGCGCCGGTGTTCCTGGGCCTGGGCCTGGACATCGGGATTCCGGGCGGCACGGCGGACGCGTTCGGCCGTCAGGCGGGCTGGGCCGGGTTCCAGTTCGCGCCCCGCGTGTCGGTGAGCCGCGAGCTGGGCCCGGTGGTGCTGGGCGCCAACGCAGGCATCCGGATCCGCTCGAAGGAGGTCGAGCCGGGCCGCGATGTGGGCACGGAGCTGGAGCAGGGCGTGGTGGTGGCCACGCGAGGCAAGGGGCTGCGCGCCGAAATCGCGCTGCAGGCCGCCGAGTCGCTCGTGGAGTCGGACCTGGCGCTGGAGCTGCTCGGCGGCGTGCGGCTGCCGGTGGGCGCGGGCTTCGAGGCCTTCGCGATTGGCGGGCACGGCTTCACGGACATCCCCGGCACGCCGTCGTTCCGGTTGGGCGCAGGCATCGCGTACGCGAACGAGCCGGAGCCCGTGGACCACTGCCGCACTGGCCGCAGCCACACGCCGGAGCAGTGCCCCAACGAGGACGACGACGGCGACGGCGTGGCGAACAAGGACGACCGCTGCCCGCTGGAGGCCGGCTCCGTGGAGAACAACGGCTGCCCGGACAAGGACTCGGACGGCGACGGCGTGGTGGACCGCGAGGACCAGTGCCCGAACGAAGCTGGTCCTTCCTCCGAGCGCGGCTGCCCCGTGAAGGACACGGATGGCGACGGCGTGCCGGACAAGGACGACGCCTGCCCGAACGAGGCCGGCCCCGCGTCCGAGCGTGGCTGCCCCGCGAAGGAGCAGCCCAAGCCCGAGGAGCCCAAGCCCCAGCCCGAGGAGAAGCCCGCGGAGACGACGTCGCCGCTGGAGCACATCGTCCAGTTCCCGGTGAACCAGTCGGAGTTCCAGGAGAACGAGCAGCAGCAACTGGACGCCATCGCGGCCTACCTGAAGGCGAACCCCAAGCTGAACATCCGGATTGAAGGCCACACGGACAACAGCGGCCCGGAGGAGGCCAACCGCACGTTGAGTCAGCAGCGCGCGAACCGCGTGCGCGCGTACCTCATCCAGAAGGGCATCGCGGGCTCGCGGCTGGAGGCGAAGGGCTTCGGCCCCGACCGTCCGCGCGTGTCCAACGAGACGCCGGAAGGCCGCAGCGAGAACCGCCGCGTGGAGTTCGTCCCCGTCACGGGGAGCTGA
- a CDS encoding tRNA (5-methylaminomethyl-2-thiouridine)(34)-methyltransferase MnmD encodes MSEPSHPRDGDFELVTLRNGHRAVRHLGHGEVMHPAVGPWQEALRLYVDQPGLADRLRMPGPPLVIHDVGLGAATNAVAALTRARELGPDRARDLHIVSFEVDLAPLRLALADAEGFPFLQPFREACESLMKHGAWSEPGIQWTLKLGDAVPFLDAELPPADLVFFDPFSPASNPDMWTEAVLARVRRHCREDGEGALLMTYSAATPTRVTLLLAGFYVGAGASTGTKGETTVASTRYESLTAPLGPRWLARWERSSSRAPHGGSLTPEVERRLRTHPQWR; translated from the coding sequence ATGTCCGAGCCCTCCCATCCGCGCGACGGCGACTTCGAGCTCGTCACCCTGCGCAACGGCCACCGCGCCGTGCGCCACCTGGGCCATGGCGAGGTCATGCACCCCGCGGTAGGCCCGTGGCAGGAGGCCCTGCGCCTCTACGTCGACCAGCCCGGCCTCGCGGACCGCCTGCGAATGCCCGGCCCGCCGCTCGTCATCCACGACGTGGGCCTGGGCGCCGCCACCAACGCCGTCGCCGCGCTCACCCGCGCCCGCGAGCTGGGCCCGGACCGCGCCCGCGACCTGCACATCGTCAGCTTCGAGGTGGACCTGGCCCCCTTGAGGCTCGCGCTCGCGGACGCGGAGGGCTTCCCCTTCCTCCAGCCGTTCCGCGAAGCCTGTGAGAGCCTCATGAAGCACGGCGCGTGGAGCGAGCCCGGCATCCAGTGGACCCTCAAGCTGGGGGACGCGGTGCCCTTCCTGGACGCGGAGCTGCCCCCGGCGGACCTCGTCTTCTTCGACCCGTTCTCACCCGCGTCCAACCCGGACATGTGGACCGAAGCCGTCCTCGCCCGGGTGCGCCGGCACTGCCGGGAAGACGGAGAGGGCGCCCTGCTGATGACCTACAGCGCGGCCACGCCCACCCGCGTCACGCTGCTGCTCGCGGGGTTCTACGTGGGCGCCGGCGCTTCCACCGGCACCAAGGGGGAGACCACCGTGGCCTCGACCCGCTACGAATCCCTGACCGCCCCGCTGGGGCCCCGGTGGCTCGCGCGCTGGGAGCGCTCGTCCTCCCGGGCCCCGCACGGAGGCAGCCTCACGCCTGAGGTCGAGCGTCGCCTCCGGACCCATCCCCAGTGGCGCTGA
- a CDS encoding TetR/AcrR family transcriptional regulator C-terminal domain-containing protein — protein MSPISLLLAKKTALIWERPEPAHPPGAISLRREAIARAAMSLADKKGLGAVSLRTVAAALKVDPKRLREHVFSKDEVHELMSDAFYRELVADSLFAGDWRQIMREVAHQFRRAVHKHLWFTDLTGARIAMVPHAIVYTERALAALVDEPGFEDIGIAMRTLQHVSAYAVGAVHGESDELRYERRFGKAWMELLFTMGPYYRRMLESGRFPRTVQVAEASTDTPLDTVFDQGLEFMLDGISAKHSH, from the coding sequence ATGAGCCCGATATCGCTTCTGCTGGCGAAGAAGACGGCCCTGATCTGGGAGCGCCCCGAGCCTGCCCATCCGCCCGGGGCGATCTCGCTGCGGCGGGAGGCCATCGCACGGGCAGCCATGAGCCTTGCTGACAAGAAAGGGCTCGGCGCCGTCTCCCTTCGTACCGTGGCGGCCGCGCTGAAGGTGGACCCGAAGCGGCTTCGCGAGCACGTGTTCTCGAAGGACGAGGTGCACGAGCTCATGTCCGACGCGTTCTACCGGGAGCTGGTCGCGGACAGCCTGTTCGCCGGCGACTGGCGCCAGATCATGCGCGAAGTCGCCCACCAGTTCCGGCGGGCCGTGCACAAGCACCTGTGGTTCACCGACCTGACGGGCGCCCGAATCGCCATGGTTCCCCACGCGATCGTGTACACAGAGAGAGCGCTGGCCGCGTTGGTGGATGAACCCGGGTTCGAGGACATCGGCATCGCCATGCGGACCCTGCAGCACGTCAGTGCCTACGCCGTGGGCGCCGTCCACGGCGAATCCGATGAGCTTCGCTACGAGCGCCGCTTCGGCAAGGCATGGATGGAGTTGCTGTTCACCATGGGGCCCTACTACCGGCGGATGCTCGAATCCGGCCGGTTCCCGCGGACCGTCCAGGTGGCCGAGGCCTCCACGGACACGCCCCTGGACACGGTGTTCGACCAGGGACTGGAGTTCATGCTCGACGGGATTTCCGCGAAGCACTCTCACTGA
- a CDS encoding sugar O-acetyltransferase, translating into MARTEKEKMLAGELYSAVDPRLVAERARARKLLRSYNQSTEEELPLRESLLTELLGRVGAGTWIEPPFFCDYGEHIRLGERVFMNFQCVILDCNTVTIGDDVSFGPNVQVYAATHPLDPDERIKGPELGRAITIGSKVWIGGGSIICPGVTIGEGTTIGAGSVVTRDIPPYVFAAGNPCRVIRSLR; encoded by the coding sequence ATGGCACGAACGGAGAAAGAGAAGATGCTCGCGGGCGAGCTGTACAGCGCCGTCGACCCGCGGCTGGTGGCCGAGCGGGCCCGCGCCCGCAAGCTCCTGCGCTCCTACAACCAGTCCACCGAGGAAGAGCTGCCGCTGCGTGAGAGCCTGCTCACCGAGTTGCTGGGCAGGGTGGGCGCCGGGACGTGGATCGAACCGCCGTTCTTCTGCGACTACGGCGAGCACATCCGGCTGGGCGAGCGCGTCTTCATGAACTTCCAGTGCGTCATCCTGGACTGCAACACGGTGACGATTGGCGACGACGTGTCCTTCGGCCCGAACGTGCAGGTGTACGCGGCCACGCATCCCCTGGATCCGGATGAGCGCATCAAGGGCCCGGAGCTGGGCCGCGCCATCACCATCGGTTCGAAGGTGTGGATTGGTGGCGGCTCCATCATCTGCCCGGGCGTCACCATCGGCGAAGGCACGACCATCGGCGCGGGCAGCGTGGTGACGCGGGACATCCCTCCGTATGTCTTCGCCGCCGGCAATCCCTGTCGCGTCATCCGGAGCCTCCGGTAG
- a CDS encoding DUF2378 family protein — MNPEKLVFAQTVEALFVRALENRLTPACREHLKRAGLDLDKKLERTYSLEQWREFLRIAAGHVYGGVPAEAAYYSLGERFMDAYFGTFFGRALLGVGRLAGPRRMLLRADLGFRAGNNFSEVKIVERGATSLELWMNDVLADQPTFAAGLLARAVALCGGWRVVALPEEFDGTAATFHLRWSEAPSEGALSATGDGSGGDARPQA, encoded by the coding sequence ATGAATCCTGAGAAGCTTGTCTTCGCCCAGACCGTCGAGGCGCTCTTCGTCCGCGCGTTGGAGAATCGCCTGACGCCCGCGTGCCGAGAGCACCTCAAGCGGGCTGGGCTGGACCTCGACAAGAAGCTGGAGCGCACCTACTCGCTGGAGCAGTGGCGGGAGTTCCTGCGCATCGCGGCCGGGCACGTCTACGGCGGCGTGCCGGCGGAGGCCGCGTACTACTCCCTGGGCGAGCGCTTCATGGACGCCTACTTCGGGACGTTCTTTGGCCGTGCGCTGCTGGGCGTGGGCCGCCTGGCCGGTCCCCGGCGGATGCTGCTGCGGGCGGACCTGGGCTTTCGCGCCGGCAACAACTTCAGTGAAGTCAAAATCGTGGAGCGCGGCGCGACGTCGCTGGAGCTCTGGATGAACGACGTGCTGGCGGACCAGCCGACGTTCGCTGCGGGGCTCCTGGCGCGCGCGGTGGCGCTGTGCGGGGGCTGGCGGGTGGTGGCGCTGCCGGAGGAGTTCGACGGCACGGCGGCCACGTTCCACCTGCGCTGGAGCGAGGCCCCCTCGGAAGGGGCGCTCAGCGCCACTGGGGATGGGTCCGGAGGCGACGCTCGACCTCAGGCGTGA
- a CDS encoding HAD family hydrolase, with translation MRTERVEETLERIRREVERTPDGVLAFDGDGTLWSGDVGDDLFMALLEHGGVRPEARAALERLGARHGVESHPDAVTLAHALFKAFEAGRLPEKDTYEMMAWVFAGWHAEEVRGFAHDVVARRGVAGRVHPEARRVVEWARGQGVDCYVVSASPRAVVEAAVREVGIPSDFVVACTPKEEGGRLLTSVFEPVPYGPGKVNSLRLRTDRPLYAAFGDNVFDLELLAASRVPVAIRPKSRLRDRAAELPALVQLHPEEA, from the coding sequence ATGAGGACTGAGCGGGTCGAGGAGACGCTGGAGCGCATCCGTCGCGAGGTGGAGCGGACGCCGGATGGCGTGCTGGCCTTCGACGGGGACGGCACGCTGTGGAGCGGGGACGTGGGGGATGACCTGTTCATGGCCCTGCTGGAGCACGGCGGCGTACGCCCCGAGGCCCGCGCGGCGCTGGAGCGGCTGGGGGCCCGCCATGGCGTGGAGTCGCATCCGGACGCGGTGACGCTGGCGCACGCGCTGTTCAAGGCGTTCGAGGCCGGGCGCCTGCCGGAGAAGGACACCTACGAGATGATGGCGTGGGTCTTCGCCGGCTGGCACGCGGAGGAGGTGCGCGGCTTCGCCCATGATGTGGTGGCGCGGCGGGGCGTGGCTGGCCGCGTCCATCCGGAGGCCCGCCGCGTGGTGGAGTGGGCGCGGGGGCAGGGCGTGGACTGCTACGTGGTCAGCGCGTCGCCGCGCGCGGTGGTGGAGGCCGCCGTGCGCGAGGTGGGCATCCCGTCCGACTTCGTGGTGGCGTGCACGCCGAAGGAGGAGGGCGGACGGCTGCTGACGTCCGTCTTCGAGCCCGTGCCCTACGGCCCCGGCAAGGTGAACAGCCTGAGGCTGCGGACAGACCGGCCGCTCTACGCGGCGTTCGGCGACAACGTGTTCGACCTGGAGCTGCTCGCGGCCTCCCGCGTCCCGGTGGCCATCCGGCCCAAGTCGCGGCTGCGCGACCGCGCGGCGGAGCTGCCCGCGCTGGTGCAGCTGCACCCCGAAGAGGCCTGA